In Canis lupus dingo isolate Sandy chromosome 27, ASM325472v2, whole genome shotgun sequence, one genomic interval encodes:
- the HOXC12 gene encoding homeobox protein Hox-C12 has translation MGEHNLLNPGFVGPLVNIHTGDTFYFPNFRASGAQLPGLPSLSYPRRDNVCSLPWPSAEPCNGYAQPYLGSPVSLNPPFGRTCELARVEDSKGYYREPCAEGGGGLKREERGRETGPGVGPGAALLPLEPSGPPALGFKYDYAAGGGDAGAAHDPPSCQSLESDSSSSLLNEGPKGAGAGDPGGLASPLHPGGGLSASGAPWYPIHSRSRKKRKPYSKLQLAELEGEFLVNEFITRQRRRELSDRLNLSDQQVKIWFQNRRMKKKRLLLREQALSFF, from the exons ATGGGCGAGCATAATCTCCTGAATCCCGGGTTTGTGGGGCCGCTGGTGAACATCCACACGGGGGACACGTTCTACTTCCCCAACTTCCGCGCGTCCGGGGCGCAGCTGCCGGGGCTGCCGTCGCTGTCCTACCCGCGCCGCGACAACGTGTGCTCGCTGCCCTGGCCGTCGGCGGAGCCCTGCAATGGCTACGCGCAGCCCTACCTCGGCAGCCCCGTGTCGCTCAACCCGCCCTTCGGCCGCACGTGCGAGCTGGCGCGAGTGGAGGACAGCAAGGGCTACTACCGCGAGCCGTGCGCCGAGGGCGGCGGGGGCCTGAAGCGCGAGGAGCGCGGCCGCGAGACGGGCCCGGGGGTCGGCCCGGGGGCCGCGCTGCTGCCGCTGGAGCCGTCGGGGCCGCCCGCGCTCGGGTTCAAGTACGACTACGCGGCCGGCGGCGGCGACGCGGGAGCCGCGCACGACCCGCCCTCGTGCCAGTCCCTGGAATCCGACTCCAGCTCGTCCCTGCTCAACGAGGGCCCCAAGGGCGCCGGCGCGGGCGACCCGGGCGGCTTGGCGTCGCCCTTACACCCCGGCGGCGGGCTCTCGGCCAGCG GCGCGCCCTGGTACCCGATCCACAGCCGCTCCCGGAAGAAGCGCAAGCCCTATTCGAAGTTGCAGCTGGCGGAGCTGGAGGGGGAGTTTCTGGTGAACGAGTTCATCACACGGCAGCGCCGGAGGGAACTCTCAGACCGCTTGAATCTTAGTGACCAGCAGGTCAAGATCTGGTTTCAGAACcggagaatgaaaaagaaaagacttctgTTGAGGGAGCAAGCTCTCTCCTTCTTTTAG